One window of Mixophyes fleayi isolate aMixFle1 chromosome 3, aMixFle1.hap1, whole genome shotgun sequence genomic DNA carries:
- the SELENOI gene encoding ethanolaminephosphotransferase 1 isoform X2: MSSCWDYVTAEQLSGFDRYKYSAVDTNPISLYVMHPFWNSIVKFFPRWLAPNLITFSGFLLLVFNFFMMAYFDPNFYASAPNHEHIPNWVWIAAGILNFTAYTLDGVDGKQARRTNSSTPLGELFDHGLDSWACIYFVVTVYSIFGRGQTGVSVLVLYLLLWVVLFSFILSHWEKYNTGILFLPWGYDLSQVTISGVYLVTAVVGVEAWYQPAFFNILYRDLFTSMIVGCALTITLPMSLYNVFKSYRNNTLKHTTFYESMLPLISPVLLFILSTLWIFLSPTQILEAHPRLFYFMVGTTFANITCQLIVCQMSNTRCQPLSWLLFPLALVVLIVVSGFTSEMESLLLALLTALVTLAHLHYGVRVVSQLSKHFNILPFSLQKPNTD; the protein is encoded by the exons ATGTCCTCGTGCTGGGACTACGTCACCGCCGAACAGCTGAGCGGGTTTGACCGGTACAAG TACAGTGCGGTGGACACAAATCCTATTTCCCTCTATGTTATGCACCCGTTCTGGAACTCTATAGTCAAA TTTTTCCCCAGGTGGTTGGCTCCTAATCTGATCACTTTCAGCGGTTTCCTTCTACTTGTATTCAACTTCTTTATGATGGCATATTTCGACCCTAACTTCTATGCATCGG CACCAAATCATGAGCACATTCCCAACTGGGTGTGGATCGCAGCCGGTATACTCAACTTCACAGCTTACACTCTGG ATGGAGTGGATGGCAAACAGGCCCGCAGAACTAACTCCAGCACGCCACTAGGGGAGCTGTTTGACCATGGGCTGGACAGCTGGGCCTGCATATACTTTGTGGTGACGGTGTACTCCATTTTTGGCCGTGGACAGACCGGTGTCAGTGTTCTTGTACTTTACCTTCTCCTGTGGGTGGTGCTGTTCTCCTTCATCCTATCCCACTGGGAGAAATATAACACTGGGATCCTCTTTCTGCCTTGGGGCTATGACCTGAGTCAAGTG ACCATTTCGGGTGTCTATCTGGTAACTGCTGTGGTGGGAGTTGAGGCCTGGTACCAACCtgctttctttaacattttatacCGCGACCTCTTCACGTCCATGATTGTTG GTTGTGCACTGACGATCACTCTTCCAATGAGTCTCTACAACGTTTTCAA ATCGTATCGTAATAACACCCTGAAGCACACTACGTTCTACGAGTCCATGCTGCCGCTGATCTCTCCTGTGCTGCTGTTCATCCTCTCCACCCTCTGGATCTTCCTCTCCCCCACCCAGATCCTGGAAGCTCATCCCCGACTCTTCTACTTCATGGTGGGGACCACCTTTGCGAATATTACA TGCCAGCTGATTGTGTGCCAGATGAGTAACACCAGGTGCCAGCCTCTGAGTTGGCTGCTCTTCCCCCTGGCACTAGTGGTGCTTATCGTGGTCTCAGGATTTACCAGCGAGATGGAGTCTCTGCTGCTGGCGCTGCTGACGGCACTTGTGACACTGGCACACTTACACTACGGAGTCAGAGTG GTTTCTCAGTTGAGTAAACACTTCAACATTTTGCCTTTCTCGCTTCAAAAACCCAACACTGACTGA
- the SELENOI gene encoding ethanolaminephosphotransferase 1 isoform X1, producing the protein MSSCWDYVTAEQLSGFDRYKYSAVDTNPISLYVMHPFWNSIVKFFPRWLAPNLITFSGFLLLVFNFFMMAYFDPNFYASAPNHEHIPNWVWIAAGILNFTAYTLDGVDGKQARRTNSSTPLGELFDHGLDSWACIYFVVTVYSIFGRGQTGVSVLVLYLLLWVVLFSFILSHWEKYNTGILFLPWGYDLSQVTISGVYLVTAVVGVEAWYQPAFFNILYRDLFTSMIVGCALTITLPMSLYNVFKSYRNNTLKHTTFYESMLPLISPVLLFILSTLWIFLSPTQILEAHPRLFYFMVGTTFANITCQLIVCQMSNTRCQPLSWLLFPLALVVLIVVSGFTSEMESLLLALLTALVTLAHLHYGVRVVSQLSKHFNILPFSLQKPNTDULEEEERISLQSAEVL; encoded by the exons ATGTCCTCGTGCTGGGACTACGTCACCGCCGAACAGCTGAGCGGGTTTGACCGGTACAAG TACAGTGCGGTGGACACAAATCCTATTTCCCTCTATGTTATGCACCCGTTCTGGAACTCTATAGTCAAA TTTTTCCCCAGGTGGTTGGCTCCTAATCTGATCACTTTCAGCGGTTTCCTTCTACTTGTATTCAACTTCTTTATGATGGCATATTTCGACCCTAACTTCTATGCATCGG CACCAAATCATGAGCACATTCCCAACTGGGTGTGGATCGCAGCCGGTATACTCAACTTCACAGCTTACACTCTGG ATGGAGTGGATGGCAAACAGGCCCGCAGAACTAACTCCAGCACGCCACTAGGGGAGCTGTTTGACCATGGGCTGGACAGCTGGGCCTGCATATACTTTGTGGTGACGGTGTACTCCATTTTTGGCCGTGGACAGACCGGTGTCAGTGTTCTTGTACTTTACCTTCTCCTGTGGGTGGTGCTGTTCTCCTTCATCCTATCCCACTGGGAGAAATATAACACTGGGATCCTCTTTCTGCCTTGGGGCTATGACCTGAGTCAAGTG ACCATTTCGGGTGTCTATCTGGTAACTGCTGTGGTGGGAGTTGAGGCCTGGTACCAACCtgctttctttaacattttatacCGCGACCTCTTCACGTCCATGATTGTTG GTTGTGCACTGACGATCACTCTTCCAATGAGTCTCTACAACGTTTTCAA ATCGTATCGTAATAACACCCTGAAGCACACTACGTTCTACGAGTCCATGCTGCCGCTGATCTCTCCTGTGCTGCTGTTCATCCTCTCCACCCTCTGGATCTTCCTCTCCCCCACCCAGATCCTGGAAGCTCATCCCCGACTCTTCTACTTCATGGTGGGGACCACCTTTGCGAATATTACA TGCCAGCTGATTGTGTGCCAGATGAGTAACACCAGGTGCCAGCCTCTGAGTTGGCTGCTCTTCCCCCTGGCACTAGTGGTGCTTATCGTGGTCTCAGGATTTACCAGCGAGATGGAGTCTCTGCTGCTGGCGCTGCTGACGGCACTTGTGACACTGGCACACTTACACTACGGAGTCAGAGTG GTTTCTCAGTTGAGTAAACACTTCAACATTTTGCCTTTCTCGCTTCAAAAACCCAACACTGACTGACTAGAGGAGGAAGAGAGAATCAGCTTGCAGTCTGCCGAAGTTCTGTAA